Sequence from the Enhydrobacter sp. genome:
ACGGGCGCCGAGAAGACACGCGACACCGGCCCCTGCTCGACGATGCGCCCGGCATACATCACCGCCAGGTGGTCGCACATCTTGGCGACGATGCCGAGATTGTGGGTGATGAAGATCAGCGCCAGCCCGTGCTGGCGCTGCAGGTCGGCGAGCAGGTTGAGGTACTGCGCCTGGATGGTCAGGTCGAGGCTGGTCGTTGGCTCGTCGGCGATCAGCAGGCGCGGTTCGCAGGAGATGCCGATGGCGCCGACGATGCGCTGCCGCATGCCCCCCGACATTTCGTGCGGGAACTGGCTCACGCGCGTTTCCGGCGAGGCGATGCGGACGGACTTGAGCAGCTCGATGGCGCGCCTCCACGCTTCCTTGAAACGGGCGCCCTCGTGCACGCGGATCGGCTCGCCGACCTGGTTGCCGATGGAGAACAGCGGATTGAGGGAGGCCATCGGGTCCTGCAGGATCATGGCCACCCGCTTGCCGCGCACGTGCCGCATCTCGGCGTCGGTCTTGTCGAGCAGGTTCTCGCCCTCGAGCATCATGCGGCCGCTGACGATGCGCGCCGCCGGCGGCAGCTGGCGCATGATCGTGAGCGCCAGCGTGCTCTTGCCCGAGCCCGACTCGCCGACGATGCCGAGGGTCTCGCCGGCACCGAGGCGCAGCGTCACGTCGTCGACCGCGCGCACCACGCGGCTGCCCTGCTGGGAGACGTAGTGGGCCGACAGGTGCTCGAGCGAGAGCAGGGG
This genomic interval carries:
- a CDS encoding ABC transporter ATP-binding protein, encoding MAAASRQPLLSLEHLSAHYVSQQGSRVVRAVDDVTLRLGAGETLGIVGESGSGKSTLALTIMRQLPPAARIVSGRMMLEGENLLDKTDAEMRHVRGKRVAMILQDPMASLNPLFSIGNQVGEPIRVHEGARFKEAWRRAIELLKSVRIASPETRVSQFPHEMSGGMRQRIVGAIGISCEPRLLIADEPTTSLDLTIQAQYLNLLADLQRQHGLALIFITHNLGIVAKMCDHLAVMYAGRIVEQGPVSRVFSAPVHPYTQALLGSIPRMTDNRQRLTAIEGQPPDLASLPPGCSFAPRCPAAVARCRREAPPEIAVNDDHTARCWLAEPDDGAATARTRSNGA